In Kitasatospora sp. NA04385, a single genomic region encodes these proteins:
- a CDS encoding glycosyltransferase codes for MRSVRVLVHLNNLALGGAQLNAVDIARTLRDRGHEPVLFAQGVDGPAPLVELAAEHGLDLVVAGDPATPHAVIRARLGKLADEHGSQVVHAWEVRAARNAYFGPGRQGRLPIVTTFYGIRMLRGMPRYQPLVLGLGALMPDGRAFGHRDLRLIEPPVDTDSDAPGAVSGAAFRAEVGAAPDQLLLCIVTRLVSGLEKDAGVSRTIAALRLLDDPNLVLAVVGGGPSERHLRAEAAAVNEELGREAIVLTGQRPDPRPAYQAADLVLGMGGSALRGLAFAKPVIVHGASGYTAIHEPGPLVEPHASRCMYGHGDHPADAKALAAQIRALADAPARRTELGAWGRDWVVARFSLDHVSTAFEEIYRELLRRPPGRTAWLRDLEQMSRYEFVKPTARRLLGR; via the coding sequence ATGCGTTCCGTCCGGGTCCTGGTCCACCTCAACAACCTCGCGCTCGGCGGTGCCCAGCTCAACGCCGTCGACATCGCCCGCACCCTGCGCGACCGCGGCCACGAACCGGTGCTGTTCGCCCAGGGCGTCGACGGCCCCGCCCCGCTGGTCGAACTCGCCGCCGAGCACGGCCTCGACCTCGTCGTCGCCGGTGACCCGGCCACGCCGCACGCCGTCATCCGGGCCCGGCTCGGCAAGCTCGCCGACGAGCACGGCTCCCAGGTCGTCCACGCCTGGGAGGTCCGGGCCGCCCGCAACGCCTACTTCGGCCCCGGCCGCCAGGGCCGCCTGCCGATCGTCACCACCTTCTACGGCATCCGGATGCTCCGCGGCATGCCCCGCTACCAGCCCCTGGTCCTCGGCCTGGGCGCCCTGATGCCGGACGGCCGGGCCTTCGGCCACCGCGACCTGCGGCTGATCGAACCCCCCGTCGACACCGACTCCGACGCGCCGGGCGCCGTCTCCGGCGCCGCCTTCCGCGCCGAGGTCGGCGCCGCCCCCGACCAGCTCCTGCTCTGCATCGTCACCCGCCTGGTCTCCGGCCTGGAGAAGGACGCCGGGGTCTCCCGCACCATCGCCGCCCTCCGCCTGCTCGACGACCCGAACCTGGTCCTCGCCGTGGTCGGCGGCGGCCCCAGCGAACGGCACCTGCGCGCCGAGGCCGCCGCCGTCAACGAGGAGCTCGGCCGCGAGGCGATCGTCCTCACCGGCCAGCGCCCCGACCCCCGCCCCGCCTACCAGGCCGCCGACCTCGTCCTCGGCATGGGCGGCTCCGCCCTGCGCGGCCTCGCCTTCGCCAAACCCGTCATCGTGCACGGCGCGAGCGGCTACACCGCGATCCACGAACCCGGCCCCCTGGTCGAACCGCACGCCTCCCGCTGCATGTACGGCCACGGCGACCACCCCGCCGACGCCAAGGCCCTCGCCGCCCAGATCCGCGCCCTCGCCGACGCCCCCGCCCGCCGCACCGAACTCGGCGCCTGGGGCCGCGACTGGGTCGTCGCCCGCTTCTCCCTCGACCACGTCTCCACCGCCTTCGAGGAGATCTACCGCGAACTCCTCCGCCGGCCCCCCGGCCGCACCGCCTGGCTCCGCGACCTGGAGCAGATGTCCCGCTACGAGTTCGTCAAGCCCACGGCCCGCCGCCTGCTCGGCCGCTGA
- a CDS encoding thiol:disulfide interchange protein DsbA/DsbL, with protein sequence MNPLLRTTVLLAVAGGLLTAPAAAEAASGSVLPRLPLGPNGQQLPSLGHQFGATRPSAPTQQHAPTPVAAPLQQAVPLTPAPEARRAHEAVEFFWYDCSHSALLEQPLTRWAAKHQADVTLRRVPAVWPGSPDEAEQRAHARLFYALDRIGEVDRLQAAVFRAVREQHTDLTTEQSAADWLAGQGVDAAKFRAAYRSAEVDRAVEDAPKLFARNEITELPTVVVDGTGRTSPTRAGGVDGMPSALDQLVAEQPAG encoded by the coding sequence GTGAATCCGCTGCTCAGAACCACTGTCCTGCTCGCCGTCGCCGGGGGTCTGCTGACCGCCCCGGCCGCCGCCGAGGCCGCGTCCGGGTCCGTCCTGCCCCGACTGCCGCTCGGCCCGAACGGCCAGCAACTGCCCTCCCTCGGACACCAGTTCGGCGCCACCCGGCCGTCCGCGCCGACCCAGCAGCACGCGCCGACACCCGTCGCCGCCCCGCTGCAGCAGGCCGTGCCGCTCACGCCCGCGCCCGAGGCCCGGCGCGCCCACGAGGCCGTCGAGTTCTTCTGGTACGACTGCTCGCACTCCGCCCTGCTGGAGCAGCCGCTGACCCGCTGGGCCGCCAAGCACCAGGCGGACGTCACGCTGCGCCGCGTCCCCGCGGTCTGGCCCGGCAGCCCCGACGAGGCCGAACAGCGGGCCCACGCCCGGCTGTTCTACGCGCTGGACCGGATCGGCGAGGTCGACCGGCTGCAGGCCGCGGTGTTCCGCGCCGTCCGCGAGCAGCACACCGACCTGACCACCGAGCAGTCCGCCGCCGACTGGCTGGCCGGACAGGGCGTCGACGCGGCGAAGTTCCGGGCCGCCTACCGCTCCGCGGAGGTCGACCGGGCGGTGGAGGACGCGCCGAAGCTGTTCGCCCGGAACGAGATCACCGAGCTGCCCACCGTGGTCGTGGACGGCACCGGCCGGACGTCCCCCACCCGGGCCGGCGGCGTCGACGGCATGCCGTCCGCGCTCGACCAGCTGGTCGCCGAGCAGCCCGCCGGCTGA
- a CDS encoding glycosyltransferase, producing the protein MADPRVLHVITDPRARGAQRLARDLHRELLRRGQSSELAALHPHPDADPGAPVPVLGPSRHHPATLRALRAAAARADVVVAHGSSTLQACALGLFAARTPFVYVNIGDPRHWTADPLRRLRVGAFLHRAAAVAAISPHAADVLRTRFRLPARRLRTLPNARPADRFPPAADPAERAAARAGLGLPTAGPLIAWVGALSPEKRPDLALAAHALLPADTHLALAGEGPLRAALAPGPRTHLLGPLADPAPLYRAADVLLLTSDSEGVPGVLIEAALAGLPAVATDVGWVSDVVRPGEGGLLVPPGDPAALADALRTLLAADRAPYAAAARAHALAHFDLDTVTTAWQHLLREVAR; encoded by the coding sequence ATGGCCGACCCGCGGGTACTTCACGTCATCACCGACCCCAGGGCCCGCGGCGCGCAGCGCCTCGCCCGTGACCTGCACCGGGAGTTGCTGCGCCGCGGCCAGTCCTCCGAACTCGCCGCGCTGCACCCGCACCCCGACGCCGACCCCGGGGCGCCCGTCCCCGTGCTCGGCCCGTCCCGGCACCACCCCGCCACCCTGCGCGCCCTGCGCGCCGCCGCGGCCCGCGCCGACGTGGTGGTCGCGCACGGCTCCTCGACGCTCCAGGCCTGCGCACTGGGCCTGTTCGCCGCCCGCACCCCCTTCGTGTACGTCAACATCGGCGACCCCCGGCACTGGACGGCCGACCCGCTGCGCCGACTGCGGGTGGGCGCGTTCCTGCACCGCGCGGCCGCCGTCGCCGCGATCTCCCCGCACGCCGCGGACGTCCTGCGCACCCGCTTCCGGCTCCCCGCCCGCCGGCTGCGCACCCTCCCCAACGCCCGCCCCGCCGACCGCTTCCCGCCCGCCGCCGACCCCGCCGAGCGGGCCGCCGCCCGCGCCGGACTCGGCCTGCCCACCGCGGGCCCGCTGATCGCCTGGGTCGGCGCGCTCAGCCCGGAGAAGCGCCCCGACCTCGCGCTCGCCGCACACGCCCTGCTCCCCGCGGACACCCACCTCGCCCTGGCCGGCGAGGGCCCGCTGCGCGCCGCGCTCGCCCCGGGCCCGCGCACCCACCTGCTCGGCCCGCTGGCCGACCCCGCGCCGCTCTACCGGGCCGCCGACGTGCTGCTGCTGACCAGCGACTCCGAGGGCGTCCCGGGCGTGCTGATCGAGGCCGCCCTGGCCGGGCTCCCGGCGGTGGCCACCGACGTCGGCTGGGTCTCCGACGTGGTCCGCCCCGGCGAGGGCGGCCTGCTCGTCCCGCCCGGCGACCCCGCCGCCCTCGCCGACGCGCTGCGCACCCTGCTCGCCGCCGACCGCGCCCCGTACGCCGCCGCCGCCCGGGCCCACGCACTCGCCCACTTCGACCTCGACACCGTCACCACCGCCTGGCAGCACCTGCTGCGCGAGGTCGCCCGCTAG
- a CDS encoding polysaccharide ABC transporter ATP-binding protein: MSRDYPLGTIRTEQVWKRFRADQQRMLLRDRVDQVARRLRGDRGEDWRWALRDINLHIEPGESVGLIGSNGSGKSTLLKMLTRVMYPYAGVIDVRGRIGALIEIRAGIHPDLTGRENIYLFGALLGLKRREVAGRFDDIVEFARLGGAIDRQVKFYSSGMQMRLGFAVAAYLEPHVLLVDEVLAVGDAVFQQRCLDRMREVAEQGTTIVFVSHDLPAVQSICRRGVWLEQGTVRVDAGITDALAGYRDSIEAQSEASARVGEPLQLLKYEVRGEDGDATTLHTDEPVTVELTLGGDYRGDATLHLGVSEGTSSPIFQISHEIRMTGGDHRVACVIPRLPLPRGRYTLWTGVYSIGKTDGGTLMSWHSAGQFDVFGPMLDTPPRAVVMAAPVFVPHQWED; the protein is encoded by the coding sequence ATGTCGCGTGACTACCCTCTGGGCACCATCCGCACCGAGCAGGTCTGGAAGCGCTTCCGCGCCGACCAGCAGCGGATGCTGCTGCGCGACCGGGTCGACCAGGTCGCCCGCCGCCTGCGCGGCGACCGCGGCGAGGACTGGCGCTGGGCGCTGCGCGACATCAACCTGCACATCGAACCCGGCGAGTCGGTCGGCCTGATCGGCTCCAACGGCTCCGGCAAGTCGACGCTGCTGAAGATGCTCACCCGGGTCATGTACCCGTACGCGGGCGTCATCGACGTGCGCGGCCGGATCGGCGCCCTGATCGAGATCCGGGCCGGCATCCACCCCGACCTGACCGGCCGGGAGAACATCTACCTGTTCGGCGCGCTGCTCGGCCTCAAGCGCCGCGAGGTCGCCGGACGCTTCGACGACATCGTCGAGTTCGCCCGCCTCGGCGGCGCGATCGACCGGCAGGTCAAGTTCTACTCCTCCGGCATGCAGATGCGCCTGGGCTTCGCGGTCGCCGCCTACCTGGAACCGCACGTCCTGCTGGTCGACGAGGTGCTCGCGGTCGGCGACGCCGTCTTCCAGCAGCGCTGCCTGGACCGGATGCGCGAGGTCGCCGAACAGGGCACCACCATCGTCTTCGTCTCGCACGACCTGCCCGCCGTGCAGTCCATCTGCCGCCGCGGCGTCTGGCTCGAACAGGGCACCGTCCGGGTCGACGCCGGGATCACGGACGCGCTGGCCGGCTACCGGGACTCCATCGAGGCGCAGTCCGAGGCGAGCGCCCGGGTCGGTGAGCCGCTGCAACTGCTCAAGTACGAGGTGCGCGGCGAGGACGGCGACGCCACCACCCTGCACACCGACGAGCCGGTCACCGTCGAGCTCACCCTCGGCGGCGACTACCGCGGCGACGCCACCCTGCACCTGGGCGTCAGCGAGGGCACCTCCAGCCCGATCTTCCAGATCAGCCACGAGATCCGGATGACCGGCGGCGACCACCGCGTCGCCTGCGTCATCCCCCGGCTGCCCCTGCCGCGCGGCCGCTACACCCTGTGGACGGGCGTCTACTCGATCGGCAAGACCGACGGCGGCACCCTGATGAGCTGGCACTCGGCCGGCCAGTTCGACGTCTTCGGCCCGATGCTCGACACCCCGCCGCGCGCCGTCGTGATGGCCGCGCCCGTCTTCGTCCCGCACCAGTGGGAGGACTGA
- the cutA gene encoding divalent-cation tolerance protein CutA — protein sequence MTNREFLVLTTTHDDEARARELAAAAVRERLAACAQVYPVRSVYWWDGEVRDGAEWRVDLKTRAALAERLTAFLVERHSYGTPEVVAVPVAAGSAAYLDWIEAETADRP from the coding sequence ATGACGAACCGTGAGTTCCTGGTGCTGACCACCACCCACGACGACGAGGCCCGGGCCCGCGAGCTGGCCGCCGCGGCGGTGCGCGAGCGGCTGGCGGCCTGCGCCCAGGTGTACCCGGTCCGGTCGGTGTACTGGTGGGACGGCGAGGTGCGGGACGGCGCGGAGTGGCGGGTCGACCTCAAGACCCGGGCCGCGCTGGCCGAACGGCTGACCGCGTTCCTGGTCGAGCGGCACTCGTACGGCACGCCGGAGGTCGTCGCCGTGCCGGTGGCCGCCGGCTCGGCCGCGTACCTGGACTGGATCGAGGCCGAGACGGCGGACCGGCCCTAG
- a CDS encoding ABC transporter permease, with product MGGQRAQVIDEPRGQAAPPGAPVPAGPPPELVFKRRLRPLQVARELWAARELVRALAERDLRARYKQAVLGFAWAVLTPLALCAIFTLVFHRAVKIETGAVPYTLFAYLGLIVWQFFSNTMNQGALSLANNLSLLNKVYCPREVFPLATMLVATVDMVIGVGVLGLMFLVFWTAPAATFLWVLPLLAIQFAFTYGIALILSVAVVYLRDVRHLLPIITQMGVFATPVAYPLAKIPQRLQEIYVGVNPLGAVIEGYRKALLYGEAPDARMTLIAAASSLVFLVGGYLVFKKLETGIADVA from the coding sequence GTGGGGGGACAGCGCGCGCAGGTCATCGACGAGCCGCGGGGCCAGGCCGCCCCGCCGGGCGCCCCGGTCCCGGCCGGGCCGCCGCCCGAACTCGTCTTCAAACGCCGGCTGCGCCCGCTCCAGGTGGCCCGCGAACTGTGGGCCGCCCGGGAGTTGGTGCGCGCCCTGGCCGAGCGCGACCTGCGCGCCCGGTACAAGCAGGCGGTGCTCGGCTTCGCCTGGGCGGTGCTCACCCCGCTGGCGCTGTGCGCGATCTTCACCCTGGTGTTCCACCGGGCGGTCAAGATCGAGACGGGCGCCGTCCCGTACACGCTGTTCGCCTACCTCGGCCTGATCGTCTGGCAGTTCTTCTCCAACACGATGAACCAGGGCGCGCTCAGCCTGGCCAACAACCTGAGCCTGCTGAACAAGGTGTACTGCCCGCGCGAGGTGTTCCCGCTCGCCACCATGCTGGTCGCCACCGTCGACATGGTGATCGGCGTGGGCGTCCTCGGCCTGATGTTCCTGGTCTTCTGGACGGCCCCCGCCGCCACCTTCCTCTGGGTGCTGCCGCTGCTGGCGATCCAGTTCGCCTTCACCTACGGCATCGCGCTGATCCTCTCGGTCGCCGTGGTCTACCTGCGCGACGTCCGCCACCTGCTGCCGATCATCACCCAGATGGGCGTCTTCGCCACCCCCGTCGCCTACCCGCTGGCCAAGATCCCGCAGCGGCTCCAGGAGATCTACGTGGGCGTCAACCCGCTCGGCGCGGTCATCGAGGGCTACCGCAAGGCCCTGCTGTACGGCGAGGCGCCCGACGCCCGGATGACGCTGATCGCCGCGGCCAGCTCGCTGGTCTTCCTGGTCGGCGGGTACCTGGTCTTCAAGAAGCTGGAAACGGGGATCGCCGATGTCGCGTGA